The segment TGCTGATCGACGACGGCGTACCTTCCCGTGGACATCGTGAAAATATTTTTAATACAGCGTTCAAAGTGGTTGGCGTAGCATGCGGACCGCATAAAGAATACCGAAACATGTGCGTAATGGATTTTGCTGGAGGATTCAAGAAAAAATCCGATTCGGTGAAATTGCGCGGTGAGGCTAACGGTAATACAAATGAAGAATGATTTTTAAACTGAATCAAAAAATAGAAAAAAGAAAATAAAAAAAGCTCTACTATTAAAAAGGAGCAGTTATGAAAACTTTGTCAGAACAAATGGCTTTTTATTCAGCGTATCATCGTGATGCCCGTAATAAAGCGACGCATTTCGTCGGAGTACCGATGCTGATTTTTTCTTTTTTGATTCCGATGGGCTGGTTACGTTTTCATATCGTGGAATGGGATATTACACTGGCGACGATTTTTGCTGTGTCAGTCCTGCTGTATTATTATGCGCTTGATATGGTATTGGCTTTGGCTATGACCGTATTGGTTGGTTTCATTTATTATTTTGCCGATAAAGTTTCGCAAATGGAAATGATGACTTCACTGATTGTTTTTATTTCAACGTTCGTAGCAGGATGGGTCATTCAATTGATCGGTCATGCGATCGAAGGGCGCCGGCCGGCGCTTGTGGATAATTTATTTCAGATTTTTGTGGCGCCTATCTTTTTAATGGCGGAAGTCTTTTTTGCGATTGGATTAAAGAAAAACGTTGAAGCAGAAGTAGAGAAATTGGTGGTAAATCATTTGCCCGCATCGAAATAGGGGAAAGTGACCCGTTTTGGGATTCGTCATATTTTTGTCATGATGCAACTAAGGGAATTTTTTAACGTCTAATAGGTTAAAATATATGCAGACTTACATGACCGTAAGGATACGCTGGCGGTATAATTCTATAGAAATCCTCCTCTCCTCCTCATAAAGAAGGCTCTGAAGTTTAAGCTTCAGGGCTTTCTATTTTTCCCGCCAGTATTTCCCATTCATGATACAGTGCCGCAATTTGCTCGCCGGTTTTCTGATAATCGATTTGAATCTGTTTAGCCTTGCCGGGGTTTTTGTACAATTCAGGATCGGCCAGTTGCGTTTCTAAACGGAGTTTGAGTTCTTCTTGTTTTTGAATTTTCTGTTCGATTTCAGATAATTTTTTTTCACTTTTGCGATGTTCAGCCGTTACTTTTTTCTGTTCTTCTTTTTGGACAAGCCGCTGTTCTTTGGCCGAATTTTTTCCCGAACTTTTCGCGGCGGTTTGCAATAGCTGCTGTTCGGTCATTTCATTTTCTTTTTTGACGTGGTAATCGCTGTAGTTGCCGAGATAGGTTTTGATCCTGCCGTTTTTAACTTCAATGACTTTGTTCACCAGGTTATCGAGGAAATACCGATCGTGCGAAACGATCAGCAGCGTGCCTTCGTAATCGGCCAGCGCGCCCTGCAGGATGTCTTTTGTCTGAGCATCGATGTGATTGGTTGGTTCGTCTAAAATGATAAAATTGGCCGGATTGAGCAGCATTTTGGCAAAAGCCAAACGCGATCGCTCGCCGCCGCTCAATACATTGACTTTTTTATTGGCATCATCGCCTGAAAATAAGAATGCGCCGAGAATAGTTCGTAAAATAACCGGAGTATGCGACACGGATGCTGAAGTAATTTCTTCATACACTGTGTTTTGAATATTTAATTTCTCAGCCTGCTGTTGCGCAAAATATTCCAGCGAGACATTATAACCTAATTTGATTTCGCCGTGACTGACAGGTTCGGCTCCCGCGATCATTTTCACTAAAGTCGATTTACCGGCGCCATTGACGCCGATCAGCGCCACTTTCTCGCCGCGTTCGAGAGTGAAACTGATTCCCCGCAGAACTTCTTTATCACCGTAAGATTTGTGGACATCTTCAATTTCCAGAACGACGCGGCCGCTTTTGATAGGTTGAGGAAAACGGAAGTTAACCGCTTTACGTTCTTCTTCAGGCAGTTGAATTTTATCCATCCGATCCAGCATTTTGACGCGACTTTGGACCTGGCGAGCCTTCGAAGCTTTGTATCGGAAGCGGTCGATAAAAACCTGTACGCGTTTCAATTCATCCTGTTGCCGTTCATAAGCAGAGAGCAAACGCTCTTCGGCGAGGATTTTTTCCTCTTCATAATGCTCGTAATCTCCGAAATAATCGAGGAGTTGCCGGCGTTCCAATTCCGTGATCCGGTCACAAACGGCATTGATAAAATACCGGTCGTGGGAAATGAGCAGGACGGAGCCTTCATAGTTTTTGAGATAATTTTCGAACCATTCAATGGATTCGATATCGAGATGGTTGGTCGGTTCGTCCAGCAGCAACAAGTCGGGATTTTGCAAAAGCAATTTGGCTAAAGCAATACGCATTTGCCAGCCGCCGCTGAAATTTTCACACGGCTTCTCAAAATCAATTTCTTTGAAACCAAGTCCCGTCAAAATCCGCGCGGCTTTGGCTTCGATCGAAAATCCGTCGAGGCTTTCAAGCCTGTGTTGAAGATCGCCGTAGCGGTGAATCAATTCCATGTATGCTTCGGATTCATGGTCAAGTGAAGCCAACTGATGTTCGATCGATTTCATCCGGTCGTGAACATCCATGATTTCAGCAAATGCCGTCATGGTTTCGGCGATCAATGTTTTTCCGTGCGCGTGCAGGCCGTCCTGAGGAAGGTAACCAACGGTGAGTTCTTTGGAGTGAACAACCTCGCCGGAAGTAGGTGTAAATTCGCGGCAGATGATTTTCATCAAGGTTGATTTGCCGACGCCGTTGGCTCCGATCAAGGCGACACGGTCTTTGTGGCGAATATGCCAGTTGAGACCCTCAAATAACGCGCGTCCGCCGAAATCAACGGTAAGATTAACTAAATGAAGCATATCAGTTTTCAGATTTACACCAGAGAACGCTGGCATTTAGCTCTGCGCGCTCTGGTATGACAATAATTTCACGCGGCGGCAATTTAGGAAATTAGAGAGTAAAAACAAGAAAAAAAGCCGTTCAAAATCATCGAGCGATGTGCTTCAATAGCTTTGGAACTAAATCCGATTAATTTTTTTTATCAAAACCCTGACACTATCATAGACGAATCCCAAAGCCGGAATATCCGTACAAACCGTCAAAGTATGGTTTCCCGGCAACTTGACCTTTGGTTTTGTATCCGAGCGATATCGAAATTAACCAACGCTTCGTGATGTCGTAATCTACGGACTCCATAATATTAAAATTAGATTTGTCTGATCGTTCATTATACCAAAAGTCGGCTTGTGAAGTCAGTGTATAATCGTCGGCTATTCGTATTTTTCCAACTTCAACTCCACCGCCATAAATCTGATCAAACATATTTCCGCCTTGACGATAGTATACGATGACTTGTTGTCCGCTCGGCGTCACCAGATAAAGATCATAATAGTTTTCGGCGCCGAGTTCTCCCAAGTATGCCCGTATTGACGGCATAAATCGATAGCCGGATACATTGAACATAAAAGGCGTGAAAGTTGCCTGATCATGGGCAATGTACTGGTAATTACCATAGAAGAAATACAAGAGGGCAGGATCCATCAAGGCCAGAATTTGAGACCGTTTCATTCTTTTGTACTGATCCTTGAAAAAGTCATTAACGTAAACATTCAAATTTGGCGGCCGGTAGAGCCAAATGGCATTCTTTGGAACAAAGCTATCGTAATACCCATAACTTTCAGTCAGTGCGAGTACATACGATAATGGATCGTTCGGTACAGGATTTCTTCTGAAATAGCTTGCATTGTCCATGTAAAATTTCTCAGGATCTTTGATAAAGGGTTTGACATTATTCTGAGTATACATCAGCATGTCGATGATTTTGCCGGCCAAGAGAAAATTTCCGGCATAGCTGGGAGCCGGTTTGCCTCCATAGATCTCTTTGAGTTCTTCTCTGGCCACTC is part of the bacterium genome and harbors:
- a CDS encoding DUF962 domain-containing protein, whose product is MKTLSEQMAFYSAYHRDARNKATHFVGVPMLIFSFLIPMGWLRFHIVEWDITLATIFAVSVLLYYYALDMVLALAMTVLVGFIYYFADKVSQMEMMTSLIVFISTFVAGWVIQLIGHAIEGRRPALVDNLFQIFVAPIFLMAEVFFAIGLKKNVEAEVEKLVVNHLPASK
- a CDS encoding ATP-binding cassette domain-containing protein, which produces MLHLVNLTVDFGGRALFEGLNWHIRHKDRVALIGANGVGKSTLMKIICREFTPTSGEVVHSKELTVGYLPQDGLHAHGKTLIAETMTAFAEIMDVHDRMKSIEHQLASLDHESEAYMELIHRYGDLQHRLESLDGFSIEAKAARILTGLGFKEIDFEKPCENFSGGWQMRIALAKLLLQNPDLLLLDEPTNHLDIESIEWFENYLKNYEGSVLLISHDRYFINAVCDRITELERRQLLDYFGDYEHYEEEKILAEERLLSAYERQQDELKRVQVFIDRFRYKASKARQVQSRVKMLDRMDKIQLPEEERKAVNFRFPQPIKSGRVVLEIEDVHKSYGDKEVLRGISFTLERGEKVALIGVNGAGKSTLVKMIAGAEPVSHGEIKLGYNVSLEYFAQQQAEKLNIQNTVYEEITSASVSHTPVILRTILGAFLFSGDDANKKVNVLSGGERSRLAFAKMLLNPANFIILDEPTNHIDAQTKDILQGALADYEGTLLIVSHDRYFLDNLVNKVIEVKNGRIKTYLGNYSDYHVKKENEMTEQQLLQTAAKSSGKNSAKEQRLVQKEEQKKVTAEHRKSEKKLSEIEQKIQKQEELKLRLETQLADPELYKNPGKAKQIQIDYQKTGEQIAALYHEWEILAGKIESPEA